The DNA sequence GGCGGTGGTGCCGAAGAACTGCTCGGCCATCCGGTCGATCTCACGGAACGGGTCGGTACGCATCAACATGGCTCAGCCTCCTCGGTTCTCCTGACCCGGGATCTCAAGTTGAGTCGGTATGACTCAACCTCTGACTCCTGTCTTAGCGCAACGCTGGCGCGTCGTCAACTTCCGGACCAGCCTTGCCCGGACCCGACCTCGGTTACGACGCCGCCTCGATGAAGAAGACCTGTCCGCCCCTTCCCACGCAGCGTTCCATGACCGCCTCGGCACCCTCAGAGGCGTCCGATTCCCTGATGCCCACACAGCCCTGGCCGTCCACCCGCAGCACGTACCGGTTGCTTCCGTACGGTGCGGATGGTTCGAGGTGGAATCGACTGTCCTGGAGACAATCGTCAATCGGCTCCAGCAGACCGACGCCGGGTCCGTCGCTCAGGGCCTTCAGGCAGCCCTTCCCGTAGTCGGGATGGTGCCACTGGATTCGGTAGAGGTCGCCACCCATCGATTCCAGCATGGTGTCCTGCGGGGCGACCGCGTCGCACCGCCGTTGCACGGCCACCAGCGGGACGTACCGCCGATCCTGCACGCGGCCGTCGGTCAGGCAGAGGTGCGGGGCGCTGACCGGGCGGATGCGCACCCAACCGTTCGGCGGTACGGGCACGGCACCGGTGGGCGTCGACGCCGGGCCCCCGACGGCCCCTCGGTTCCCGGGCGGTTCGTCGTCGTCGGTAAGCCCCCACGCGCCGGCGGTGACCAGGGCCACGGCGGCGATGGCCGAGGGCACGAGCGCCGGGACGCCGAACCTCCTTCTGGACGTGGCCGCCGGACTGGCCCGCTCGACCATCTCATCGGGCGGCTCGGCCGGGTCGACGGCGGCGGCCGGTCCCTGCTCGGCGAGTTGACTCCACACCCGGAGCCACTCCTCGACCCGATCACCGTCACCACACGCGCGGACGAACGCGACGAGGAGTTCGGGGCGGGGCGTCGCCCGCCCGCTCAGCACATCGGACAACGTGCTGCGCGGGAGCACATCGCCCCGCTGGGACGCGAGCCGTTCCAGTTTCCGATAGGTCAGCCCTGACCACTCCTTGAGTTCACGCAACAGCGCGACGAATTCGATGGCGTCGTTGGCATTCTGCGGCCTCGGTGCTCCTCGTCGGACCATGTCGACCATTCTCACGATCCGCTGCTCATCGAGCAAGCACTATTGATCATCCTGTCCGGGGCGCCGGACAGGCGTCGGACAGAAACCCGGACAGAGTCTCGGCGTGCTCGGACAGCGCCGGACTGTCCGAGAAGCTGTCAATGGCTTGACCCGCTCGCTTCGCCGTCAGCAGACTTTTGTCCTGTCC is a window from the Micromonospora sp. DSM 45708 genome containing:
- a CDS encoding helix-turn-helix domain-containing protein, which encodes MVDMVRRGAPRPQNANDAIEFVALLRELKEWSGLTYRKLERLASQRGDVLPRSTLSDVLSGRATPRPELLVAFVRACGDGDRVEEWLRVWSQLAEQGPAAAVDPAEPPDEMVERASPAATSRRRFGVPALVPSAIAAVALVTAGAWGLTDDDEPPGNRGAVGGPASTPTGAVPVPPNGWVRIRPVSAPHLCLTDGRVQDRRYVPLVAVQRRCDAVAPQDTMLESMGGDLYRIQWHHPDYGKGCLKALSDGPGVGLLEPIDDCLQDSRFHLEPSAPYGSNRYVLRVDGQGCVGIRESDASEGAEAVMERCVGRGGQVFFIEAAS